In one Deinococcus sp. QL22 genomic region, the following are encoded:
- a CDS encoding SDR family oxidoreductase: MIATTGATGHLGQLTVYALLDQGIAPQDIVALVRDPQKAASLSALGVQVRRADYTQPETLKTALEGVEKVLLVSSSDFADRVGQHRHVIEAAKQAGVKLLAYTSILRADTSRLSLAADHKATEELVRASGLTFVFLRNSWYMENYNPAQAVQHGAVAGSAGKGRVSAAARADYAAAAAAVLTQPGHDNAVYELGGDEAFTLTELAAEVQAQSGRPVTYQDMPQETYAQMLRGVGLPGVVADMLANSDVCLAQGDLYTESRDLSRLIGRPTTTLKEAVKAALA, encoded by the coding sequence ATGATTGCCACTACTGGAGCCACCGGACACCTCGGTCAACTGACCGTTTACGCTCTGCTCGATCAGGGCATTGCCCCTCAGGACATCGTGGCCTTGGTGCGCGATCCGCAGAAGGCCGCTTCGCTTTCGGCTCTTGGCGTGCAGGTGCGCCGGGCGGATTACACCCAGCCAGAGACTCTGAAGACCGCGCTAGAAGGCGTTGAAAAAGTGCTCTTGGTGTCGTCCAGCGACTTTGCCGACCGTGTGGGCCAGCACCGCCACGTCATAGAAGCTGCCAAGCAGGCCGGAGTGAAACTGTTGGCCTACACCAGCATTTTGCGGGCCGATACGTCCAGACTCTCTCTGGCTGCCGACCACAAAGCCACCGAAGAACTGGTTCGGGCATCGGGCTTGACATTCGTGTTCTTGCGGAACAGCTGGTACATGGAAAACTACAATCCAGCGCAGGCCGTGCAACACGGAGCCGTTGCCGGAAGTGCCGGAAAAGGCCGCGTGAGTGCCGCCGCCCGCGCCGATTACGCCGCCGCTGCCGCCGCCGTGCTGACCCAACCGGGCCACGATAACGCTGTGTACGAACTGGGCGGAGACGAGGCCTTCACGCTGACCGAACTGGCCGCCGAAGTGCAGGCCCAGAGTGGCCGCCCCGTGACCTACCAAGACATGCCGCAGGAGACCTACGCCCAGATGCTGCGCGGTGTGGGATTGCCCGGCGTGGTGGCCGACATGCTGGCCAACTCCGACGTTTGTCTGGCACAGGGCGATCTGTACACCGAGAGCCGCGACCTGAGCCGCTTGATCGGACGCCCGACCACGACATTGAAAGAAGCGGTGAAAGCAGCATTGGCTTAA
- a CDS encoding IS6 family transposase, translated as MTDAKPDRHRFRVIIQHTVWLYHRFPLSDRAVQELLHGRGIGVSHETLREWWIKFGPLFAEGLRQREPRRGSRWHLDEVCTSVDGVRHWLWRAVDEHGFVQGILLQRHRDTEAAKTFLTRLLGEYDVPEVIHTDQLRSDGALIREIPSLADVDHQQVMSTARCNNVTLQEHRSTRRHERSQQGFKRRKRAQEFLRLHARITNLHHHSRTSVPATTRRSNQNQAFQTWFTVATGVV; from the coding sequence GTGACCGATGCCAAGCCCGACCGACACCGTTTCAGGGTGATCATCCAGCACACAGTTTGGCTCTACCACCGCTTTCCGCTCAGCGACAGAGCTGTTCAAGAATTGCTGCACGGGCGCGGCATCGGGGTCAGTCATGAGACGCTGCGCGAATGGTGGATCAAATTCGGCCCGCTCTTCGCAGAAGGCCTGCGCCAGCGGGAACCCCGGCGGGGTTCCCGCTGGCATCTGGATGAGGTCTGTACGAGCGTTGACGGCGTCCGGCATTGGTTATGGCGGGCCGTCGACGAGCACGGTTTCGTGCAGGGCATTCTCCTTCAGCGACATCGGGACACGGAAGCTGCGAAGACCTTCCTGACCCGACTCCTGGGTGAGTATGACGTCCCAGAGGTCATTCATACGGACCAGCTCAGGAGTGACGGAGCCTTGATCCGGGAGATCCCGAGCTTGGCTGACGTCGACCACCAGCAGGTGATGTCCACGGCCCGGTGCAACAACGTCACCTTGCAAGAACATCGCTCTACACGACGTCATGAGCGAAGCCAGCAGGGCTTCAAGAGGAGAAAACGAGCGCAGGAATTTCTGCGCTTGCACGCCCGGATCACCAATCTTCACCATCATTCCCGCACCAGCGTTCCCGCCACAACCCGAAGAAGCAACCAAAATCAAGCGTTCCAGACGTGGTTCACGGTCGCGACAGGGGTGGTCTGA
- a CDS encoding PQQ-dependent sugar dehydrogenase gives MLSQSGALKNLATLLFLAPLLASCGGERSDSTADPSSSTPAAQSNSAQIQAAALAATLRSGPTNLCLGVANGSTQVRTPTQIQTCDSSPGQQWEFTAARELRTFGGSRCLDVRGASTQPQAIVQSYSCNGGANQQWSFKPDGTVVSVQSGLCLTVLGGGTAPGTGTDTWPCSSGIAHQKWSLQGVNTDTQAPAPPSGLKASGLSCNAVTLSWAASSDNVGIAFYDIYNNGQLLKTVGGSTLSTTLGLREGSQVGLYVNARDAAGNVSQASLTLPVSVPPCVLDNQAPTVPTGLRGVATGTTVALSWTASTDNLAVAAYDIYRNNNKVGSTANLLFTDSGLAANTTYRYAVAARDAQNNVSALSTITSVTTGSSCTSAVCLMVEVARDTDLPWGIASLTDGSILYSRRDAKDIVRLNPTNGSKTIVGTVPNVDLTDGEGGLLGLAVSPNFPGTDQWLYIYHTSASDNRIVRIRYVNGSLDTNSLQVLIKGIGRNKFHNGGRLRYGPDGKLYATTGDAQNAQFAQDLNNLAGKVLRLNPDGSVPSDNPFANSYVWSYGHRNPQGLAFDSRGRLWAQEFGNSAQDETNMIKKGGNHGWPTCEGTVSQGGEGCATAGFVAPKYTYPTAEASCSGIAIVRDVLYVACLRGKRVYRHVISGDSLTNTQQLFSDTYGRLRTVEPTLDGGLWMSTSNTGDKDSIASNSDERIFKINLGN, from the coding sequence ATGTTGAGTCAGTCTGGTGCCTTGAAAAATTTGGCAACATTGCTATTCTTAGCACCGCTATTGGCCTCGTGCGGCGGTGAACGCAGCGACTCCACTGCCGATCCTAGCAGCAGTACCCCTGCCGCGCAAAGCAACTCGGCGCAGATACAGGCGGCGGCGTTGGCGGCTACCCTGCGCAGCGGCCCGACCAACTTGTGCCTGGGGGTTGCCAACGGCAGCACCCAGGTGCGCACCCCTACTCAGATTCAGACCTGCGACAGCAGCCCGGGCCAGCAGTGGGAATTCACTGCGGCGCGCGAGTTGCGCACATTTGGCGGTAGCCGCTGCCTGGATGTGCGCGGCGCGAGTACTCAGCCGCAGGCGATCGTGCAGTCCTACTCCTGCAATGGCGGTGCCAATCAGCAGTGGTCCTTCAAACCCGACGGCACGGTCGTGAGCGTTCAATCGGGGCTGTGCCTAACCGTCCTTGGCGGCGGTACAGCACCGGGCACCGGGACCGACACGTGGCCTTGCTCCTCAGGCATTGCCCACCAGAAATGGTCGCTTCAGGGTGTCAACACTGATACGCAGGCACCGGCGCCGCCGAGCGGGTTGAAGGCGTCCGGCTTGAGCTGCAACGCCGTGACCTTGTCGTGGGCGGCTTCATCCGACAACGTTGGCATCGCTTTCTACGACATCTACAACAACGGACAATTGCTGAAAACGGTCGGCGGCTCCACGCTCAGCACCACGCTTGGCTTAAGGGAGGGCAGCCAGGTGGGGCTATACGTCAATGCGCGCGACGCTGCGGGCAACGTGTCGCAGGCCAGCTTGACGCTGCCAGTCTCGGTACCGCCGTGCGTGTTGGACAACCAGGCCCCCACGGTGCCGACCGGCTTGAGAGGCGTGGCCACGGGTACCACGGTGGCGTTGAGTTGGACTGCGTCCACCGACAATTTGGCTGTCGCGGCCTACGATATCTACCGCAACAACAACAAAGTCGGCAGTACGGCTAACCTGCTGTTTACCGACAGCGGTCTGGCCGCCAATACAACCTACCGCTACGCTGTGGCGGCGCGCGACGCTCAAAACAACGTGTCGGCGCTCAGCACAATCACCAGCGTAACAACCGGCAGCTCATGCACCAGCGCGGTGTGCTTGATGGTCGAGGTGGCCAGGGACACAGACCTGCCTTGGGGCATCGCCAGCCTGACCGACGGAAGCATCCTCTACAGCCGCCGCGACGCCAAAGATATTGTGCGGCTCAATCCGACCAATGGCAGCAAGACCATCGTCGGCACGGTGCCGAACGTCGATCTCACTGATGGCGAAGGCGGCCTGCTTGGCCTAGCGGTGTCGCCCAACTTCCCAGGCACCGATCAGTGGCTCTACATCTACCACACCAGTGCAAGCGACAACCGGATCGTTCGCATCAGGTACGTGAACGGCAGTTTAGACACCAACAGCCTACAGGTGCTGATCAAGGGCATTGGACGCAATAAGTTTCACAACGGTGGTCGTTTGAGGTACGGGCCGGACGGCAAGCTCTATGCCACCACAGGCGACGCGCAGAACGCTCAGTTCGCGCAAGACCTGAATAACCTGGCCGGCAAGGTACTGCGGCTCAATCCGGATGGCAGCGTTCCCTCGGATAACCCCTTTGCCAACAGCTATGTCTGGAGCTATGGCCACCGCAACCCGCAGGGCTTGGCCTTCGATTCGAGGGGCCGCCTGTGGGCGCAGGAGTTCGGCAATAGCGCGCAGGACGAGACCAACATGATCAAAAAAGGTGGCAACCACGGCTGGCCCACCTGCGAAGGTACCGTCTCGCAAGGGGGCGAAGGCTGCGCGACGGCAGGCTTTGTCGCACCAAAATATACCTATCCTACCGCTGAGGCCTCGTGCAGCGGCATCGCGATTGTCCGCGATGTGCTTTACGTGGCTTGCCTGCGCGGCAAGCGCGTGTACCGCCATGTCATCAGCGGAGACAGTCTGACCAACACGCAACAACTGTTCTCGGATACCTACGGACGCCTGCGCACCGTCGAACCCACGCTTGACGGCGGCCTGTGGATGAGCACATCCAATACAGGTGACAAGGACAGCATCGCCAGCAACAGCGATGAGCGGATCTTCAAGATCAATCTGGGCAATTGA